One window of Plasmodium relictum strain SGS1 genome assembly, chromosome: 14 genomic DNA carries:
- a CDS encoding small heat shock protein, putative produces the protein MVIDEIIKPELRKDDRTLENFGMIDNFFESMYDQMNKIDQYHQDMNRMMNSFRGHYFNDYFPKYFPGRRSLLDYDFRKDRNNELFFPKPHNFFRGYKSVPPMDVIDKEKEIEIKMDVPGLNKEDVQINLCNGRLEISGGCQKTDEKKDEEHRYYVRERTQSSFYRAFPLPENACEDNIKATFKDGVLKIGIAKKEVTEKKKIEIE, from the coding sequence atggtGATTGATGAGATAATAAAACCAGAATTACGTAAGGATGACCGCACCTTGGAAAATTTTGGAATgattgataatttttttgaaagtaTGTATGAtcaaatgaataaaatagaTCAATATCATCAGGATATGAATAGGATGATGAATTCATTTAGAGGACATTATTTTAATGATTATTTTCCTAAATATTTTCCTGGAAGAAGATCTTTACTAGATTATGATTTTAGAAAAGATAGGAATAATGAATTATTCTTTCCTAAAcctcataatttttttagagGATATAAAAGTGTACCACCAATGGACGTTATAGacaaagaaaaagaaattgaaataaaaatggaTGTACCAGgtttaaataaagaagatgTACAAATTAATTTATGTAATGGACGTTTAGAAATCAGTGGAGGTTGTCAAAAGacagatgaaaaaaaagatgaagagCATAGGTATTATGTAAGAGAAAGAACACAATCTTCTTTTTATAGAGCATTTCCATTACCAGAAAATGCCTGTGAAGATAACATAAAAGCTACATTTAAAGATGGGGTTTTAAAAATTGGAATAGCAAAAAAAGAAGTTacggaaaagaaaaaaattgaaattgaataa
- the CYC4 gene encoding cyclin, putative encodes MINDIILIDKEKVKTPSEEKNIEKNIEIKLRIYGCQLIQEAGIILRLKPVTIATSQVLFHRFYFKKSFTDFDVKIIAPSSLYLSCKLEEDFCRIYKIINTFYFLYKYEDLKSKHYYFDVKNIKIEHFKIDIESQEYKNMKVDIYTYELLILKEIGFLVYKINQHPHLFLLPYIHSLFSNLNKFDKDLTKKLAQVSWGFLNDSMRTTLCCEYQPRCIAVASIFLAAYNLNIPLIKETKWFKLFDVDYNDIKQICIKILQLYKIGRCEYIDVLVKKK; translated from the exons ATGATTAACGATATAATTTTGATTGAcaaagaaaaagtaaaaactccaagtgaagaaaaaaatattgaaaaaaatatcgAAATTAAATTAAGAATATATGGATGCCAATTAATACAAGAAGCGGGAATTATTTTGAGACTTAAACCTGTAACTATTGCAACTAGTCAGGTTTTGTTTCAtcgtttttattttaaaaagtcaTTTACTGATTTTGATGTGAAA aTTATCGCTCCCTCatcattatatttatcttGTAAATTAGAAGAAGACTTTTGCcgtatttataaaataattaataccttttattttttatataaatatgaagaTTTAAAAAGTAAACATTACTATTTTGAtgtgaaaaatataaaaatagaacaTTTTAAAATTGACATTGAATCACAA gaatataaaaatatgaaagtagatatttatacatatgaACTtcttatattaaaagaaattggATTTCTAGTTTACAAAATCAATCAACATCctcatttatttcttttaccTTATATACATTCTCTATTtagtaatttaaataaatttgataAGGACTTAACTAAAAAATTAGCACAAGTTTCTTGGGGATTTCTAAATGATAG TATGAGAACTACACTTTGTTGTGAGTATCAGCCACGTTGTATAGCAGTTGCTAGTATTTTCTTAGCTgcttataatttaaatattcctTTAATTAAA gAAACAAAATGGTTTAAACTATTTGATGTAGATTACAATgatataaaacaaatatgTATCAAAATTTTACAGCTTTATAAAATAg GACGTTGTGAATATATAGATGttctagttaaaaaaaaatag